Proteins encoded by one window of Cloeon dipterum chromosome 4, ieCloDipt1.1, whole genome shotgun sequence:
- the LOC135943760 gene encoding putative ankyrin repeat protein RF_0381 — MNNIKVEVESPENASTSRKRQLETEPQTPREKKKLTLDDQYEKLIKIKLKFVEKNKGEIPALHFAARVSDVDVCRRLVEQGADVNEKCVVRGATPLHYAALNAANGYSLIEFFLEKGHFAMLDTACQFGDLEMCKWLLEEVKIDVNQCKVADWKDKVRSAAARNRKNEAKDVIFCANELEELFKRVAVIKIKLGSKNFLQLCVSRNRLEAAKFVHEKDGDLINEINGDGTTTLHLAAQLGDVEICQWLIDQGQDINAVNKQTFANFLHYSAQNRLYGDSIIQEFGHNLRGIVNQIDENVYTPLHYAILNERQHENVAEALLELGADLSVKRKGNNFLHFCIVMGKLECAKFVHAKDKNQIKEKGEGGKTTLHLAADNFNEEICAWLVRDEGADPQEITVGGKSVLESTSSEEAKKCLQSLITTK, encoded by the exons ATGAACAACATAAAAGTGGAAGTAGAAAGTCCAGAAAATGCCAGCACAAGCA GAAAACGACAACTTGAGACAGAGCCACAAACTCCGCGAGAGAAGAAGAAACTGACGTTAGATGATCAGTACGAAAAGCTGATCAAGAtcaagctgaaatttgtcgAAAAGAACAAAGGTGAGATACCCGCTCTCCATTTCGCGGCAAGAGTGTCCGATGTTGACGTTTGTCGGCGCCTCGTGGAGCAGGGCGCCGACGTCAACGAAAAATGCGTCGTTCGAGGCGCCACTCCCCTGCACTATGCCGCCCTGAACGCTGCCAATGGCTATAGTCTGATCGAATTCTTCCTTGAAAAAGG TCATTTTGCCATGCTTGATACGGCTTGCCAGTTTGGAGATCTGGAGATGTGCAAGTGGCTGCTGGAAGAAGTCAAAATCGACGTCAACCAGTGTAAGGTGGCTGATTGGAAAGACAAAGTTCGTAGTGCAGCTGCCAGGAACCGCAAAAATGAAGCAA AAGATGTGATCTTCTGTGCAAATGAATTGGAAGAGTTGTTCAAGAGAGTTGCTGTCATAAAGATCAAACTTGGAAGCAAAAATTTTTTGCAGTTATGTGTGTCACGCAACAGACTAGAAGCTGCGAAATTCGTGCACGAAAAGGACGGAGACCTCATCAATGAGATCAATGGGGACGGAACGACAACTCTCCATCTCGCAGCGCAGCTTGGAGACGTGGAAATTTGCCAGTGGCTGATTGACCAGGGCCAAGACATCAACGCCGTGAACAAACAAACCTTTGCCAACTTTCTCCACTACTCTGCTCAAAACAGATTGTATGGAGATTCGATCATTCAAGAATTTGGACATAATTTGCGCGGAATCGTGAACCAAATCGATGAAAACGTCTACACTCCACTCCATTACGCCATACTCAACGAAAGACAACACGAAAATGTGGCAGAGGCTTTGCTTGAACTTGGTGCTGATTTGAGCgtgaaaagaaaaggaaacaacTTCCTTCACTTCTGCATCGTTATGGGCAAGTTGGAATGTGCAAAATTCGTGCATGCCAAGGATAAAAATCAGATCAAGGAAAAGGGAGAAGGAGGAAAAACCACACTTCACCTTGCTGCTGACAACTTTAATGAAGAAATATGCGCATGGCTGGTAAGGGACGAGGGTGCCGATCCCCAAGAAATTACCGTCGGAGGAAAATCGGTGCTTGAATCTACTTCCAGTGAGGAGGCCAAGAAGTGCCTCCAATCGTTGATCACAACCAAGTaa